In Deinococcus betulae, the sequence TCGGCCGGCAAGTTGGGTGCCCAGGCCATCGTGGTCAACCCGGTGCGCACCTTCACGGTCAAGGGCGCGACGTTTGTTGACGTGCAGGCCCGCTCCTCAGACGGCACCACGACCCCCATTCGCCAGAGCGTGCAGGCCATTCCCGTGGCCGACTGCACCGTCTAAACCGCATGAAAAAAAGGCCCCGTCCAGATGCGACGGGGCTTTTTTTCTCAGGTCAGCGGCGTCAATCCCGCTTCAATCTGTGGGCGCCTCGGCTCCAGGAACGGCGCGAGAATCAGGGTTTCGCCCAGGTGGGCCGGGTCTTCATCCACGGCGAACCCAGGGCCGTCTGTGGCCAGTTCGATCAGGACGCCCTGCGGCTCCCGGTAGTAGATGCTCTGAAACCAGTGGCGGTCCACTTCGCCGCTGGTGCGTAGCCCTAGGCCGCTCAGATGGGCATTCCAAGCGTGGTAGTGCCCGTCTTGCACCCGCAGGGCCAGATGATGCACGCCGCCGGCGCCAGGGCGGGCTGGGGGCAGCGCAGGGTTAATGCGCAGGTGCAGTTCGGCGTGGGGACCTCCTTCGCCCATCTGGTAGACCTGAACGGTGTGCGCCGCGTTCTCCGAATCGGGATAGGTGCCGCTGGCCGTCAGCCCAAACGCCCGTTCCAGCACCCGCGCAGTGGGAAAGAGGTTGGGCAGGGTTAGCTCAGCAGGCCCCAGGCCATAGATTTGATGCTCTGCGGGGACAGAACTATCCGGCCAGACCACGCCCTGAGGCCCACCCTCGACCAAGCTCAGGCGCTGGCCCTCAGGGTCGTGGAAATCCAGATGTGGACGCCCGGCGCGGGTGACGGGTGTGACCTGAAGGCCCTGCCCTTCCAGATGCCCCTGCCACCACTCCAGCGACCCCAGTGGCACCCGCAAACTGGTGCGCGAGATGCTGTGGTTGCCGGGCTGCTCGGGCGGCACTGGCCACTCGAAGAAGGTCAGGTCGCTGCCGGGACTGCCCTCGGCATCGGCGTAGAACAGATGGTAGGCGGTCACGTCGTCCTGATTCACGGTTTTCTTGACCAGCCGCAGCCCCAGCACCCCAGTGTAGAAGCGCAGATTTTCGCGGGCATTGGC encodes:
- a CDS encoding ring-cleaving dioxygenase — its product is MTTIPLVPHGLHHVTAVTANARENLRFYTGVLGLRLVKKTVNQDDVTAYHLFYADAEGSPGSDLTFFEWPVPPEQPGNHSISRTSLRVPLGSLEWWQGHLEGQGLQVTPVTRAGRPHLDFHDPEGQRLSLVEGGPQGVVWPDSSVPAEHQIYGLGPAELTLPNLFPTARVLERAFGLTASGTYPDSENAAHTVQVYQMGEGGPHAELHLRINPALPPARPGAGGVHHLALRVQDGHYHAWNAHLSGLGLRTSGEVDRHWFQSIYYREPQGVLIELATDGPGFAVDEDPAHLGETLILAPFLEPRRPQIEAGLTPLT